In Xenorhabdus griffiniae, the genomic window TCGCGGCGGCAACCACTGTCTGAAAATTAATTGCGCAAGGCAAAACTAAACCACCGTTGTAATCCGTATGCTCCCCGATAAGATTCACACGCCCCGGTGCCTGAAAAAAATGCGTTGGAGAAGAGTTAAAGTACGCATTAAAAGATTCAGTGACGTTTTGGATTAACGTTTTCATCTCTTTTCCCCCAGAAACGTTTCTTAACGGAAATCAGCGTACCTTAAAATGAATGTCGCTGACATTCCGTAACCGCTGGGCGGCCTGTTCTGGCGTCAAATCACGCTGAGCTTCCGCCAACATTTCATAACCCACCATAAACTTACGGACGCTGGATGACCGTAATAACGGCGGATAAAACAGTGCATGTAATTGCCAGTGATCAATATTGTGTTTTTGTGATTTAAGATTGGTATCGCGTTGATGCTCGAAGAAGGGCGCAAAATGCCAGCCCATTGAATAGGGAAAAGCGCATTGAAACAGATTATCATAGCGACTGGTCAATTTTTTAATCGCCACCGCCAGGTCATCACGTTGTGCCTCTGTCAGTTCATTCATGCGACGGATATGACTTTTCGGCAACAGCATAGTTTCAAATGGCCATACCGCCCAATAAGGTACAACCGCAAGCCAATATTCGGTTTCCACGACCGTACGTGCACCATCTTTGCGCTCAGCATCGATATAATCCATCAATAAGTTAGTTCCTTGCTGGCAATAATATTGCCGCAACCGTTCATCTTTACGAGCCAGCTCATCAGGCAGGAAATCACTGGCCCAAATCTGCCCATGAGGATGAGGCTGGGAACACCCCATCATTTCGCCTTTATTCTCAAAAACCTGAATCCAAATATAACGCTGGCTCAATTCTTCAATCTGCGCATTCCATGCATCAATGACACGGCGGATTTGCTCCAATGGTAGCTCTGGTAATGTCTTGCTGTGATCAGGAGAAAAACAGAGTACCCGACAAACACCCCTTACTGGCTCAATTTTAAATAATGGGTTATCGGTAGGATGAATATCAAAGCGTTCCGGTAACAAGGCAGAATAATCATTCTGGAATAGATAGACGTCCTGATAATCTGGATTGATATTACCTGAAGCGCGGGTATTGTTCGGACATAAAAAACAGTGTTCATCGTAACTTGGCAAGGCGACGTGGAGAGGTTTTTCATCAATTCCGCTCCACGGTCGTTCTGTTCGGTGTGGTGAAACAATAATCCATTTATCCGTCAAAGGATTGTATCGCCTGTGTGGAAAATCAACAGTATTGAATCGTATCTTTGGCATATTGGATACCCCTTACTTTCACCACACACACCTTACAGAAAGCCAAACGTTTGTTGTTGCTTACTTCGCTTTATAGCCATTGGGATTTTGAGATTGCCAACGCCAGGCATCCGCAGTCATTTCCACGATAGTGCGATTTGCTTTCCAGCCCAGCTCTCGCTCGGCTTTCTCCGGGCTTGACCAACATTCGGCAATATCACCCGGACGACGTGGACAAATTTCATAAGGAACTGGTTTACCGCAAGCATTACTGAAAGCTTCTACCATTTCCAGTACGCTGGTACCTTTTCCAGTCCCCAAATTGTAGATATGCAATCCCGCTTTTTTACCAACGGCATTGAGGGCCGCGATATGCCCGTCAGCCAAATCCATCACATGGATATAATCGCGAACGCCAGTGCCATCGGCTGTTGGATAATCATTGCCATACACGGACAGTTTCTCCCGACGGCCTACCGCAACCTGAGCAATATAAGGCATCAAATTATTGGGGATCCCCTGAGGATCTTCCCCCATTGTGCCAGAAGGATGAGCCCCAACTGGATTGAAGTAGCGTAACAACACCACAGACCAATCATTTTCTGCATGATGGAAATCAGACAGGCAGCGTTCAACCATATATTTACTGGTGCCATAAGGGTTAGTGGTATTACCTACCGCAGACTGTTCAGTAATAGGCACAACCTCCGGATCACCATATACCGTCGCAGATGAGCTAAAGATAATGCTTTTTACCCCCGCTTTACGCATACTACGCACCAGCACCAGCGTTCCATTGACATTATTATCATAATATTCGATAGGCTTGGCGACTGACTCGCCAACCGCTTTCAAGCCTGCAAAATGAATAACTGACTGAATTTGGTGGC contains:
- the galE gene encoding UDP-glucose 4-epimerase GalE, with the protein product MEILVTGGMGYIGSHTCVQMIEAGMTPIIIDNLCNANREVLARIEALTGIQPLFYEGDIRDELFLDAIFSRHQIQSVIHFAGLKAVGESVAKPIEYYDNNVNGTLVLVRSMRKAGVKSIIFSSSATVYGDPEVVPITEQSAVGNTTNPYGTSKYMVERCLSDFHHAENDWSVVLLRYFNPVGAHPSGTMGEDPQGIPNNLMPYIAQVAVGRREKLSVYGNDYPTADGTGVRDYIHVMDLADGHIAALNAVGKKAGLHIYNLGTGKGTSVLEMVEAFSNACGKPVPYEICPRRPGDIAECWSSPEKAERELGWKANRTIVEMTADAWRWQSQNPNGYKAK
- a CDS encoding UDP-glucose--hexose-1-phosphate uridylyltransferase, with the translated sequence MPKIRFNTVDFPHRRYNPLTDKWIIVSPHRTERPWSGIDEKPLHVALPSYDEHCFLCPNNTRASGNINPDYQDVYLFQNDYSALLPERFDIHPTDNPLFKIEPVRGVCRVLCFSPDHSKTLPELPLEQIRRVIDAWNAQIEELSQRYIWIQVFENKGEMMGCSQPHPHGQIWASDFLPDELARKDERLRQYYCQQGTNLLMDYIDAERKDGARTVVETEYWLAVVPYWAVWPFETMLLPKSHIRRMNELTEAQRDDLAVAIKKLTSRYDNLFQCAFPYSMGWHFAPFFEHQRDTNLKSQKHNIDHWQLHALFYPPLLRSSSVRKFMVGYEMLAEAQRDLTPEQAAQRLRNVSDIHFKVR